From a region of the Gavia stellata isolate bGavSte3 chromosome 32, bGavSte3.hap2, whole genome shotgun sequence genome:
- the HSD11B1L gene encoding hydroxysteroid 11-beta-dehydrogenase 1-like protein produces MKPIGKVLCAAGIVAGLLAFFWKDPFNPESLSGARVLLTGASAGIGEQMAYHYARFGAEIVLTARREAVLHKVVEKCLTLGAKKIFYIPADMSSPSEPEKVVQFAVQKLGGLDYLVLNHIGVTRFQMWAGDVEYTRWLMQVNFFSYVALATAALPTLEKNKGSLVVVSSLTGKIPTPFTTSYSATKFALDGFFSSLRHELIMQKRNISITLCILGLIDTDMALKNTRGKVHLTASPAPEAALAIIRGGATRVQEVFYPWWLQHVCCLWVLFPNNRNQVLQSYYNYSSP; encoded by the exons AGAGCTTGTCAGGTGCCCGCGTCCTCCTGACTGGAGCTAGTGCTGGGATTGGAGAGCAGATGGCATATCATTATGCCAGATTTGGTGCTGAAATTGTTTTGACTGCTAGGAGGGAAGCTGTGCTGCATAAG gtgGTGGAGAAATGCCTGACACTTggagcaaaaaaaatattttatatccCTGCAGATATGTCTTCCCCTTCAGAGCCTGAAAAGGTGGTTCAGTTTGCTGTCCAAAAGCTGG GGGGACTGGATTACCTGGTGTTGAACCACATTGGCGTGACCCGTTTCCAGATGTGGGCTGGAGATGTGGAATACACCCGCTGGCTTATGCAG GTGAATTTCTTCAGTTATGTGGCACTCGCAACAGCAGCTCTTCCCACCCTGGAGAAGAACAAAGGTTCTCTGGTGGTTGTTTCTTCCCTCACAG ggAAAATACCCACTCCCTTCACCACTTCTTATTCTGCCACCAAGTTTGCACTGGATGGATTCTTCAGCTCGCTGCGCCATGAACTCATcatgcagaagagaaacatcTCTATCACACTGTGCATCCTGGGCCTGATTGATACTGATATGGCATTAAAGAATACCAG GGGCAAAGTACACCTAACTGCTTCTCCTGCTCCTGAAGCTGCGCTCGCCATCATCCGGGGCGGTGCCACACGGGTGCAGGAGGTTTTCTACCCATGGTGGCTGCAGCACGTGTGCTGCCTCTGGGTTTTGTTCCCCAATAACCGGAACCAGGTTTTACAGAGTTACTATAACTACAGCAGTCCTTAA